Part of the Antennarius striatus isolate MH-2024 chromosome 6, ASM4005453v1, whole genome shotgun sequence genome, GAATTAAATTTACAAGAACAAAGTGTTCCTAAAGGATACTGAACCATCATCATGTAACACCTGAAGAATAAGAGTGAGGGAGGACCGAGGATGAAGTGACAAGAACAGAGACGCCTCACAGGTCTCTCGCACACATTGCTCTTGTGATCGCTCTCTTACACctagaaaataaacaaatgtctgGTTACGTACTTCATTCTAACTTAAAATCAAATGCCTCTTTTACACCACCCTGTGGTAAATTGTGGTAAGGCAAGTGAACAGAAATCTGAGCTTGTGAGAACATTTCTCTCTCCAAGCTACATGATATTTATTTTGCCTATAAATCTGGTAATTTCAACACTGGCTTGCATCTAAAATGACTAGTCTCTGATGGGTGACACATTTAAACtgaacataaaacattaaatatataaaccataaaaaaatactgattttaaagcactttttttctgATAAATATTTCTTCATCTATTTCTCCAAATCAAATGTACGTACTTAATAAAGCTATAGATCCATTGTGCTATGAAATTACCTTCAAGACTGTACTAcagtaaaaataagaaaatccaGCTGTATAATGAGGAATTATTATATTTTCCTGGGATTATCTCTTACTTGGTAGTCCCACTTTGGGCTGTATCAACACTTCCAGTGTTGCCCGGTCATAGATTTCCTTGTTGACTTTGACTTCAGCTGGTCCATATACCCCAGCCAACACACTTGTGTCTCCTTCACACAAGAAAAAGGGGGACATGATTCAAAAGGGAACAATcatatttatacacatttatAAACAATTATACACTGTGGAAgctgtggtggagaggaggaatctgaacaaactgttatccatcatggataaccccgctcaccctctccaccacacactagACGGACAGCGGAGATCCTTCTCCAGAAGACTGCTACAGCTCCGCTGTCGAAGGGACAGGTAAAGGAAGtccttcctgccacaagccatcgcTTTGCACAACAGCTCTAACATATCAGATAAAGTTCCACCAGTCTGAGGTTTAGACATCTCTTTCATTAAGTCCTGTGTATTGCCACAGAGGGGCACACTTTTTAATTACTTGAAACtagggtattattattattaatattattattattattattgttgttaatattttaatattattattgcctTTCCCCTTACGCCTTAATTTTTCTCAAagtatattttccctgtttctgtttgttctgtgagtctgaatgctgctgcaacatttaaTTTACCCAGGTTGGGATCAATGAAGaatatatcttatcttattttacactgagcacatctaaaaaaaaataataaaaaaaaaccctaactAAATACATACTAcaacaattaaataaatttggggagggaaataaaatataagagCTGTGAATCTAATATATATTGTCtaatatattttaatccattaaatatttatatattttacacacacacacacacacacacacacacacacacacacacacacacctacaaacaaTATTTCTGTCCTATtttaccaaaaaataaatcaaaagtgtAATTGAAGCTACATTCTGTCAGAGCAGGAGATGAGATCTTCTGACTGATGCCTCGTCTTACTTCCAactccagaagaaaaaaaactttccactgGGCTCGTCTCGTTAGGGGTCGCAATGAATGGCGAAAGTGTCCATATGAGTTATTTACAAAACATTACATGACTTTATCCGGACAGCTGagtcataaaaaagaaaaatctagtTGGAGGTATAAAATCCAACTGAGAGcaaacagctggaacagactGTCCACCGCCAGAGTCAGGCCATTATTTGTGCTCCACAGATTAACGAATCTCGTTTCTACCAGCGGTTACCTTGGATGAAGGAAGCTGAACCATCAGGTCGCGACAGTAAACTCTGCTCACAGCCAAACTCTCTGAGAGTCACGTTTGAAGATCCGCACACTTCCATCACACTGTTGAAAAGCCGGATGTCGCTGACCAATGACGTCATCCGTGTTGTCACGTAGGGCCCTTAGTGATGACATTTTTACAACGTCATTAATTTTTTACAGGGATttaaaccagaattttttttgccaatcagTTCCGAAacaaacggaattataacgtttatgattttcaaaaacattttaaaattaaaaaaaaaaaaaagttccccaACCgattaataacgttccttgtaaatataaatagatacACATTGCgctgaaaatgactggcagccaatgagttaatgtctaaatcaaacatttttttaagatcgacagactgcagtgtttacctgttatgaatataatctaTAAAGTGCCTGTCATTTATGTTAAGTTAAAGTCAATTTCAGTAGATTACTTGTTTTGTCTAAAAAGGTACAGTGCAGTATTATAATTAATGCATGTGTTTCAgatacagaaaaacaacaagtcATGGCAAGTAATAAAGATTGAGgaaattattcacattttcttGGAAGAAACTTAAAACTAATTGgctgttaaaatttaaattcaaatttcattttattttagctttATGTGTAAATCTGTGCAGCACGTTCCTGAGACACAAtattccagttttgtttttttaaatattgtctgtAATTGAAAGGAGTCACCCCTTGAAGTTTGTGTAGTTCAAGAATTTAAGGACATGCGTGTTGTGGTTAAACACGATTCCCAGCTTCCTGAGAGTGGAGCTCTAAGCCAAGTTAATGCTAGTCatagcattttta contains:
- the exosc5 gene encoding exosome complex component RRP46, translated to MEVCGSSNVTLREFGCEQSLLSRPDGSASFIQGDTSVLAGVYGPAEVKVNKEIYDRATLEVLIQPKVGLPSVRERSQEQCVRETCEASLFLSLHPRSSLTLILQVLHDDGSLLSCFLNAACMALMDGGLPMSCLFCGVTCAINTEGQIIIDPTAAQEKESRAVMTFAIDSTEYRVMMSSTKGSFSVHEIQQCIAVSQKASEKIFQFYRDSVKRRYSKNL